One genomic segment of Panicum virgatum strain AP13 chromosome 2N, P.virgatum_v5, whole genome shotgun sequence includes these proteins:
- the LOC120659343 gene encoding probable glutathione S-transferase produces the protein MAAAAAARSQEHEEAVTCVDFWCNEFGMRARIALREKGVPFAFVEEDLRVRRRSDLVRRMNPVHRSVPILIHGGRPVCGSLNIVEYVGEVWSGGQEQEGTRRLLPADPLERARARFWADFVDREVYGAQTRFFTSRGEAKAAAMADLLGHLRRLEAVLGDRAFFGGDGFGFLDVALVPFSAMFHGYERHGGVDMAAECPALVRWVARCAERESVRGVLPSGHDMYEIHMEFYNIE, from the coding sequence atggcggcggcggcggcggcgaggagccagGAGCACGAGGAGGCGGTGACGTGCGTGGACTTCTGGTGCAACGAATTCGGGATGCGGGCGCGGATCGCGCTGCGGGAGAAGGGGGTCCCCTTCGCCTTCGTCGAGGAGGACCTCCGCGTCCGGCGGCGGAGCGACCTCGTGCGCCGCATGAACCCGGTCCACCGCTCCGTCCCCATCCTCATCCACGGCGGCCGCCCGGTCTGCGGCTCCCTGAACATCGTCGAGTACGTCGGCGAGGTCTGGAGCGGCGGCCAAGAGCAAGAGGGCACCCGCCGCCTGCTCCCCGCCGACCCgctcgagcgcgcgcgcgccaggTTCTGGGCCGACTTCGTGGACCGGGAGGTGTACGGCGCGCAGACGAGGTTCTTCACGAGCCGCGGcgaggcgaaggcggcggcgatggcggatcTTCTGGGGCACCTCCGGCGGCTGGAGGCGGTGCTCGGGGACCGGGCCTTCTTCGGCGGCGACGGGTTCGGGTTCCTGGACGTCGCCCTGGTGCCGTTCTCGGCCATGTTCCACGGGTAcgagcggcacggcggggtGGACATGGCGGCGGAGTGCCCCGCGCTGGTGCGGTGGGTGGCGAGGTGCGCCGAGAGGGAGAGCGTGCGCGGCGTGCTCCCCTCGGGCCACGACATGTACGAGATACACATGGAGTTTTACAATATTGAGTGA